In Nocardia yunnanensis, one DNA window encodes the following:
- a CDS encoding MarR family winged helix-turn-helix transcriptional regulator, whose amino-acid sequence MDAKEEFAPQRALTAVGFLLAQLGAYAANRFAERTGTLGLTPAQAGLLRLLIAQPGRSQRELADELGMPPSRFVQFADTMESRGLIERKRNPDDRRQHALYLTEEGRETLLRLGAVARESEQHLCRSLTPEEHATLSELLARIAADQGLTPGVHPGYKTE is encoded by the coding sequence ATGGATGCGAAAGAGGAGTTCGCGCCGCAGCGCGCCCTGACAGCCGTCGGGTTCCTGTTGGCGCAGCTCGGGGCCTATGCGGCGAATCGATTCGCCGAGCGCACCGGCACACTCGGCCTGACACCCGCCCAGGCCGGACTGCTCCGGCTGCTCATCGCCCAGCCGGGACGCAGCCAGCGCGAGCTCGCGGACGAACTGGGAATGCCGCCCAGCCGATTCGTCCAGTTCGCCGACACCATGGAGAGCCGGGGTCTCATCGAGCGCAAACGCAATCCCGACGACCGGCGTCAGCACGCGCTGTACCTGACCGAGGAAGGCCGGGAGACGCTGCTGCGATTGGGCGCTGTCGCACGCGAATCCGAGCAACATCTGTGCCGGTCGCTGACCCCGGAGGAGCATGCGACGCTGTCGGAGCTACTGGCGCGGATCGCCGCCGACCAGGGACTCACTCCCGGCGTACATCCGGGCTACAAGACCGAGTGA